The following are encoded together in the Proteiniphilum saccharofermentans genome:
- a CDS encoding 3-keto-disaccharide hydrolase, with product MKYSKLFIFFSVISIAFLVSCNGKRTGEAEWVQLFNGKDMTGWTLKITGYEMGDNFGNTFRVEDGIIKVRYEAYDSFDNRFGHLFYKDQFSHYRLRVEYRIVGDQCPGAPGWAYKNSGIMIHGQTPESMDKDQDFPTSIEVQLLGSDSLVERTNMNVCTPGTNIVMDGKLTLDHCINSSTDYFYGEEWFTAEVEVRGNEVIRHIINGDTVLQYSQPQLDERDATYAKLVELNGGNKMLSGGTISLQSEGHPIDFRKVEIMLLEE from the coding sequence ATGAAGTATAGCAAATTATTCATTTTTTTTAGTGTTATTTCAATTGCATTTCTGGTTTCCTGTAACGGGAAAAGGACGGGCGAAGCTGAATGGGTACAGCTCTTTAACGGTAAAGATATGACCGGATGGACTCTGAAAATTACCGGATATGAAATGGGAGATAATTTTGGAAATACATTCCGGGTAGAAGATGGGATAATTAAAGTGCGCTACGAGGCGTATGATTCATTTGATAACCGCTTCGGACATCTGTTCTACAAAGATCAATTCTCACACTACAGACTCCGTGTGGAATACCGTATTGTAGGTGACCAATGCCCCGGTGCGCCCGGCTGGGCATATAAGAACAGCGGGATTATGATTCATGGACAGACACCTGAATCGATGGACAAAGATCAGGATTTTCCCACTTCCATCGAGGTGCAGTTACTTGGCAGCGATTCCCTGGTGGAGCGTACCAACATGAATGTGTGTACTCCCGGAACCAATATCGTGATGGATGGAAAGTTGACCCTGGATCATTGCATCAACTCATCTACCGATTATTTTTATGGTGAAGAGTGGTTTACCGCAGAAGTAGAGGTGAGGGGCAATGAAGTGATAAGGCATATCATCAATGGCGATACCGTGCTTCAATACTCGCAACCACAATTGGATGAACGGGATGCAACCTATGCCAAATTGGTTGAGCTGAATGGTGGTAACAAAATGCTGAGCGGTGGCACTATCTCCCTGCAGAGCGAAGGACATCCTATCGATTTTCGTAAAGTAGAGATTATGTTGCTGGAGGAATAA
- a CDS encoding DUF4256 domain-containing protein: MGNKIQDKNVLPEEQANALLATLRSRFEKNMNRHEGLDFSKIQSRFEEYPEKLWSLNEMEETGGEPDVIGYDKQLDKYIFCDCSPESPKGRRSVCYDPEALASRKEHKPRHSAIGMASEMGIALLTEEQYHALQRLGEFDTKTSSWIVAPQDVRKLGGGLFGDRRYGRVFIYHNGAESYYAARGFRGILEV, encoded by the coding sequence ATGGGAAATAAGATACAAGATAAGAATGTGTTGCCGGAAGAACAGGCGAACGCGTTGCTGGCTACCTTGCGAAGCCGGTTTGAGAAGAATATGAATCGGCACGAAGGCCTTGACTTTAGCAAGATACAAAGCCGGTTTGAAGAGTATCCGGAAAAGTTGTGGTCACTCAACGAGATGGAGGAGACCGGAGGAGAACCCGATGTGATAGGATATGACAAACAGCTTGACAAGTACATCTTTTGTGATTGTTCGCCTGAAAGTCCTAAAGGCCGAAGGAGTGTATGCTATGATCCCGAGGCGCTGGCATCAAGAAAAGAGCATAAACCCCGGCACAGTGCCATCGGGATGGCTTCCGAGATGGGAATAGCGTTGCTGACAGAGGAGCAGTACCATGCCTTGCAGCGGTTAGGTGAGTTCGATACCAAAACCTCAAGCTGGATCGTGGCGCCTCAGGATGTCAGGAAGTTGGGCGGTGGATTATTTGGGGACCGACGGTATGGACGGGTCTTTATCTATCATAATGGTGCCGAGTCTTATTATGCAGCCAGAGGATTTCGCGGTATTTTAGAGGTGTAA